The DNA region GCCCTGTGCGGCAAGGCGGCGATCAGCTGGGCCGTGGAGCATCAGCCGGATTTGGTGATTCTGGATCTGGTGCTGCCGGACATGGATGGCCACAAAGTCTGCCAGGAGCTGCGCCGCCTGTATAGTTTCTGGGCGCTGCCCGTGCTCATCCTGACGGCGAAGAACCAGCCGATCGATCAGCTCAGAGGATTCGCCCACGGCGCTGACGCGTATATGACGAAACCGTTCGAGTCTGGGGAGTTACTCAGGACCGTGGCCTTGCTCGTGGGGAATACGGCACCCGCATAATCGCCCGCGCCTCCTAGCCTCGCAATGTATGA from Candidatus Omnitrophota bacterium includes:
- a CDS encoding response regulator, translated to ALCGKAAISWAVEHQPDLVILDLVLPDMDGHKVCQELRRLYSFWALPVLILTAKNQPIDQLRGFAHGADAYMTKPFESGELLRTVALLVGNTAPA